A genomic segment from Streptomyces antibioticus encodes:
- a CDS encoding bifunctional metallophosphatase/5'-nucleotidase — translation MPLNRRKFLKKSAATGAGVAVASAAGAPAAHAVQAGRPAQKQKRYALTVMGTTDLHGHVFNWDYFKNAEYQDAAGNAQGLARISTLVNRVRAEKGRCNTLLLDAGDTIQGTPLTYYYAKVDPITAKGGPVHPMAQAMNAIGYDAVALGNHEFNYGIETLRAFERQCRFPLLGANAVDAKTLKPAFPPYFMKSFHVKGAPPVKVAVLGLTNPGIAIWDKAYVQGKLAFPGLEEQAAKWVPKLRSMGADVVVVSAHSGSSGTSSYGDQLPYVENSAALVAQQVPGIDAILVGHAHVEIPELKVTNAKTGKTVVLSEPLAFAERLSVFDIELVFAKGRWSVESVASKVLNSNAVADDKKITKLLADEHAKVVSYVNQVVGTATATLTTVEARYKDAPIIDLITKVQEDVVRAALVGTSYASLPVISQASPFSRTSEIPAGNVTIRDLSSLYVYDNTLVAKVMTGAQIRAYLEYSAEYFVRTAADAVVDVEKLTNAGGRPDYNYDYVSGLSYDIDIAQAPGSRIRNLTYEGAALDDAREFVFAVNNYRANGGGAFPHVASALEVWSESTEIRTRIAEWVTAKGVLDPKDFASVDWRLTRDGVPVF, via the coding sequence ATGCCGTTGAACCGCCGGAAGTTCCTGAAGAAGTCCGCCGCGACCGGGGCGGGGGTGGCGGTCGCGAGCGCGGCCGGGGCCCCGGCGGCGCACGCCGTCCAGGCGGGCAGGCCGGCGCAGAAGCAGAAGCGGTACGCGCTGACCGTGATGGGGACGACGGACCTGCACGGCCATGTCTTCAACTGGGACTACTTCAAGAACGCCGAGTACCAGGACGCGGCGGGCAACGCGCAGGGCCTGGCGCGGATCTCGACGCTGGTGAACCGGGTGCGGGCGGAGAAGGGCCGCTGCAACACGCTGCTGCTGGACGCGGGCGACACCATCCAGGGCACGCCGCTGACGTACTACTACGCCAAGGTCGACCCGATCACCGCCAAGGGCGGTCCGGTGCATCCGATGGCGCAGGCGATGAACGCGATCGGGTACGACGCGGTGGCGCTGGGCAACCACGAGTTCAACTACGGCATCGAGACGCTGCGCGCGTTCGAGCGGCAGTGCCGTTTCCCGCTGCTGGGCGCGAACGCGGTGGACGCGAAGACGCTGAAGCCGGCGTTCCCGCCGTACTTCATGAAGTCGTTCCATGTGAAGGGGGCGCCGCCGGTGAAGGTGGCGGTGCTGGGGCTGACCAACCCGGGTATCGCGATCTGGGACAAGGCGTATGTGCAGGGCAAGCTGGCGTTCCCGGGCCTTGAGGAGCAGGCCGCGAAGTGGGTGCCCAAGCTGAGGTCGATGGGCGCGGACGTGGTCGTGGTGTCGGCGCACTCGGGGTCGTCGGGTACGTCGTCGTACGGTGACCAGTTGCCGTACGTGGAGAATTCGGCGGCGCTGGTGGCGCAGCAGGTGCCGGGGATCGACGCGATCCTGGTGGGGCACGCGCATGTGGAGATCCCCGAGCTGAAGGTGACGAACGCGAAGACGGGGAAGACGGTGGTGCTGTCGGAGCCGCTGGCGTTCGCGGAGCGGTTGTCCGTGTTCGACATCGAGCTGGTGTTCGCCAAGGGGCGCTGGTCGGTGGAGTCGGTGGCGTCGAAGGTGCTGAACTCCAACGCGGTGGCCGACGACAAGAAGATCACCAAGCTGCTGGCGGACGAGCACGCGAAGGTGGTGTCGTACGTCAATCAGGTGGTGGGTACGGCGACGGCGACGCTGACGACGGTCGAGGCGCGGTACAAGGACGCGCCGATCATCGACCTGATCACGAAGGTGCAGGAGGACGTGGTGCGGGCGGCGCTGGTGGGGACGTCGTACGCGTCGCTGCCGGTGATCTCGCAGGCGTCGCCGTTCTCGCGCACCTCGGAGATCCCGGCGGGGAACGTGACGATCCGGGATCTGTCGAGCCTGTACGTGTATGACAACACGCTGGTGGCGAAGGTGATGACGGGTGCGCAGATCAGGGCGTACCTGGAGTACTCGGCAGAGTATTTCGTGCGGACGGCGGCGGACGCGGTCGTCGATGTGGAGAAGCTGACGAACGCGGGTGGCCGTCCGGACTACAACTACGACTATGTGTCGGGGTTGTCGTACGACATCGACATCGCGCAGGCGCCGGGTTCGCGGATCCGGAATCTGACGTACGAGGGTGCGGCGCTTGACGACGCGCGGGAGTTCGTGTTCGCGGTGAACAACTACCGGGCGAACGGCGGCGGTGCGTTCCCGCATGTGGCCTCCGCCCTTGAGGTGTGGTCGGAGTCGACGGAGATCCGGACGCGGATCGCGGAGTGGGTGACCGCGAAGGGTGTGCTGGATCCGAAGGACTTCGCGTCGGTGGACTGGAGGCTCACGCGGGACGGTGTGCCGGTGTTCTAG
- a CDS encoding lysine N(6)-hydroxylase/L-ornithine N(5)-oxygenase family protein, whose product MTAPTDPPNPHAHPQPQPPYSAPDTPRDLVGVGIGPCNLSLAALAHPLAELDAVFYDQAPAFAWHPGLLLDGSRIQVPFLADLVTLADPTSPWSFLNYLRTRERLYPFYFAEHFHIQRAEYDAYCRWAAEHLPGLHFRHQVDAVRWNPEREVFEVDFTQLDTDGEAEALGRTYTRNVVLGIGTEPHVPDPLRPLAEAPGIPVVHAGDYLTHRDTLLAADHITVVGSGQSGAEVFLDLLRARPAGHERLHWIGRTHAFAPMEYSKLGLEHFTPDYTRYFHRLAEPVRDRLVHAQWQLHKAVDAGTLAAIHDELYRRTLHGGWPDAVLTPGVHVRTAGRIAGTRIELHLEHLQQNTRTRLTTDAVVLATGHRERPLDRILAGLDPHLRRDQARRPRIDDHYRLDLDPRITDTGCHIYVQNAERHTHGVGAPDLGLAAWRSATLLNTLTGKDNYPLPARTAFTTFGLEHGHEHRQPQIPPARQYRTLTPLRDGT is encoded by the coding sequence ATGACCGCCCCGACCGATCCCCCCAACCCCCACGCCCATCCCCAGCCCCAGCCGCCGTACTCCGCCCCCGACACCCCCCGCGACCTCGTCGGCGTCGGCATCGGCCCCTGCAACCTCTCCCTCGCCGCCCTCGCCCACCCCCTCGCCGAACTCGACGCCGTCTTCTACGACCAGGCCCCCGCCTTCGCCTGGCACCCCGGCCTCCTCCTCGACGGCTCCCGCATCCAGGTCCCCTTCCTCGCCGACCTCGTCACCCTCGCCGACCCCACCAGCCCCTGGAGCTTCCTCAACTACCTCCGCACCCGCGAACGCCTCTACCCCTTCTACTTCGCCGAGCACTTCCACATCCAGCGCGCCGAATACGACGCCTACTGCCGCTGGGCCGCCGAACACCTCCCCGGCCTGCACTTCCGCCACCAGGTCGACGCCGTCCGCTGGAACCCCGAACGCGAGGTCTTCGAGGTCGACTTCACCCAGCTCGACACCGACGGCGAAGCCGAAGCCCTCGGCCGCACCTACACCCGCAACGTCGTCCTCGGCATCGGCACCGAGCCCCACGTCCCCGACCCGCTCCGCCCCCTCGCCGAAGCCCCCGGCATCCCCGTCGTCCACGCAGGCGACTACCTCACCCACCGCGACACCCTCCTCGCCGCGGACCACATCACCGTCGTCGGCTCAGGACAGTCCGGCGCCGAAGTCTTCCTCGACCTCCTCAGAGCCCGCCCCGCCGGACACGAACGCCTCCACTGGATCGGCCGCACCCACGCGTTCGCCCCCATGGAGTACTCCAAACTCGGCCTCGAACACTTCACCCCCGACTACACCCGCTACTTCCACCGCCTCGCCGAACCCGTCCGCGACCGCCTCGTCCACGCACAGTGGCAACTCCACAAGGCCGTCGACGCCGGCACCCTCGCCGCCATCCACGACGAGCTGTACCGCCGCACCCTGCACGGCGGCTGGCCCGACGCCGTCCTCACCCCCGGAGTCCACGTCCGCACCGCCGGCCGCATCGCCGGCACCCGCATCGAACTCCACCTCGAACACCTCCAGCAGAACACCCGCACCCGCCTCACCACCGACGCCGTCGTCCTCGCCACCGGCCACCGCGAACGCCCCCTCGACCGCATCCTCGCCGGACTCGACCCCCACCTCCGCCGCGATCAGGCCCGACGCCCCCGCATCGACGACCACTACCGCCTCGACCTCGACCCCCGCATCACCGACACCGGCTGCCACATCTACGTCCAGAACGCCGAACGCCACACCCACGGCGTCGGCGCCCCCGACCTCGGCCTCGCCGCCTGGCGCAGCGCCACCCTCCTCAACACCCTCACCGGCAAGGACAACTACCCCCTCCCCGCCCGCACCGCCTTCACCACCTTCGGCCTCGAACACGGCCACGAACACCGACAGCCCCAGATCCCGCCCGCACGCCAGTACCGCACCCTGACACCCCTGCGCGACGGAACCTGA
- a CDS encoding pyridoxal phosphate-dependent decarboxylase family protein produces the protein MSSPPLASGPDGTDALRPLLDTVLDALDTGRRARGGPLPAGGPAAVTAQVRAAVGDILPAHGDPDALRTLVHTLAAGAADPADPLCAAHLHCPPLAVATAADLAASALNPSLDSWDQAPAASALEALVTHALAAEVYGHRAPGAPPDALVTTGGTESNQLALLLAREAHAHSHTHGSTLRLVCGANAHHSLPRAAWLLGLPDPVVLPTPTGRLDPDTLDTALRGLPGPGPVVVAATAGTTDAGLIDPLPEIAARCAAHGARLHIDAAYGGGLLFSDRHRPLLTGLDTAHTVTLDLHKLGWQPVAAGLLAVRDPADLTPLHQRADYLNADDDTDAGLPDLLGRSLRTTRRPDVLKIAATLRTLGRDGLGALVDQVHAHARHLAALVAAHPDLTLHAPPTLTTVLFRPTHATDDTVAAVRRRLLADGRAVLGRARLDGRLWLKATLLNPHTRPDDLAALLHLVEGNTPR, from the coding sequence ATGAGCAGCCCGCCCCTCGCCTCCGGCCCCGACGGCACCGACGCGCTGCGGCCCCTGCTCGACACCGTCCTCGACGCCCTCGACACCGGCCGCCGGGCCCGCGGCGGCCCCCTGCCCGCCGGCGGACCCGCGGCCGTCACCGCACAGGTCCGCGCCGCCGTCGGCGACATCCTCCCCGCCCACGGCGACCCCGACGCGCTGCGCACCCTCGTCCACACCCTCGCCGCCGGTGCCGCCGACCCCGCCGACCCCCTGTGCGCGGCCCATCTGCACTGCCCGCCCCTCGCCGTCGCCACCGCCGCCGACCTCGCCGCCAGTGCCCTCAACCCCTCCCTCGACTCCTGGGACCAGGCCCCCGCCGCCTCCGCACTGGAAGCCCTCGTCACCCACGCCCTCGCCGCCGAGGTCTACGGCCACCGGGCCCCCGGCGCACCCCCCGACGCCCTCGTCACCACCGGCGGCACCGAATCCAACCAACTCGCCCTCCTCCTCGCCCGCGAAGCCCACGCCCACAGCCACACCCACGGCAGCACCCTGCGCCTGGTCTGCGGCGCCAACGCCCACCACTCACTGCCCCGCGCCGCCTGGCTCCTCGGCCTGCCCGACCCCGTCGTCCTGCCCACCCCCACCGGCCGCCTCGACCCCGACACCCTCGACACCGCCCTCCGCGGCCTCCCCGGCCCCGGCCCCGTCGTCGTGGCCGCCACCGCGGGCACCACCGACGCCGGCCTCATCGACCCCCTCCCCGAGATCGCCGCCCGCTGCGCCGCCCATGGCGCCCGCCTCCACATCGACGCCGCATACGGCGGCGGCCTCCTCTTCAGCGACCGCCACCGCCCCCTCCTCACCGGCCTCGACACCGCCCACACCGTCACCCTCGACCTGCACAAACTCGGCTGGCAGCCCGTCGCCGCCGGACTCCTCGCCGTCCGCGACCCCGCCGACCTCACCCCCCTCCACCAGCGCGCCGACTACCTCAACGCCGACGACGACACCGACGCCGGCCTCCCCGACCTCCTCGGCCGCTCCCTGCGCACCACCCGACGCCCCGACGTCCTCAAGATCGCCGCCACCCTGCGCACCCTCGGCCGCGACGGACTCGGCGCCCTCGTCGACCAGGTCCACGCCCACGCCCGGCACCTCGCCGCCCTCGTCGCCGCCCACCCCGACCTCACCCTCCACGCCCCGCCCACCCTCACCACCGTCCTCTTCCGCCCCACCCACGCCACCGACGACACCGTCGCCGCCGTCCGCCGCCGCCTCCTCGCCGACGGCCGCGCCGTCCTCGGCCGCGCCCGCCTCGACGGCCGCCTCTGGCTCAAAGCCACCCTCCTCAACCCCCACACCCGGCCCGACGACCTGGCCGCCCTCCTGCACCTGGTGGAAGGAAACACCCCCCGATGA
- the pepN gene encoding aminopeptidase N — translation MSVLTRDEAQNRAQLLDVHRYTIELDLTTGEETFESRTAIRFTARADGTTFVELKPAELRSATLDGQPLDPAALTGNRLPLADLAAGEHELRVHATMRYSRTGEGMHRFTDPTDGETYLYTQLFMDDVQRVFTAFDQPDLKAVFELTVTAPDGWSVLANGITEHLGDGRWKAAPTPLISTYLVAVAAGPWHSVTTEHRGLPFGIHCRRSLAPHLDADADELLEITRQCFDRYHEKFDEPYPFDSYDQAFVPEFNAGAMENPGLVTFRDEFVYRSAVTDTERQTRAMVVAHEMAHMWFGDLVTLRWWDDIWLNESFAEYMGYQTLTEATRFTDTWTDFGVVRKAWGYDADQRPSTHPVAPEAVPDTASALLNFDGISYAKGASALRQLVTWLGEKDFLAGINTHFARHRFGNATLADFIDSLATTTERDVHAWADTWLRTTGVDTLIPVVTGTGSEHALTVEHHGTRPHRIAVGLYDTDLADDDSPARLTPRERLHLDVPQSAPQPLGKRPALLLLNDGDLTYAKIRFDSRSFDTVRACLSALPDPLTRAVVWNALRDAVRDGELAPADYLDIARAHLPRETDLALVQGVLAFAGTQIAGRYVGPDQRPAALATLGSLCRDLIRRTEDGDHPGLRLIAVRHFIDVAAHPETITAWLTEGTVPGGPELDPDLRWRVLARLAVLGATDEDAIAAELDRDPSATGQEGAARCRAALPTEAAKEKAWAAMFASDDLSNYLFTATAQGFWQPEQADLTRPYVARFYEDAVALAARRGPAIADAAGRWAFPAHAVDTDTLHLGENCLRDADLTPALRRKLVDQLDDLARALKVRSI, via the coding sequence ATGTCCGTACTGACGCGCGACGAAGCGCAGAACCGTGCCCAGCTCCTCGACGTACACCGCTACACCATCGAGCTCGACCTGACCACCGGCGAGGAGACCTTCGAGTCCCGGACCGCCATCAGGTTCACCGCACGCGCCGATGGCACCACCTTCGTCGAGCTCAAGCCCGCCGAACTGCGCTCCGCCACCCTCGACGGACAACCCCTCGACCCCGCCGCCCTCACCGGCAACCGCCTCCCCCTCGCCGACCTGGCCGCCGGCGAACACGAACTGCGCGTCCACGCCACCATGCGCTACTCCCGCACCGGCGAGGGCATGCACCGCTTCACCGACCCCACCGACGGCGAGACCTACCTCTACACCCAGCTCTTCATGGACGACGTCCAGCGCGTCTTCACCGCCTTCGACCAGCCCGACCTCAAGGCCGTCTTCGAACTCACCGTCACCGCACCCGACGGCTGGAGCGTCCTCGCCAACGGCATCACCGAACACCTCGGCGACGGCCGCTGGAAGGCCGCCCCCACCCCCCTCATCTCCACCTACCTCGTCGCCGTCGCCGCCGGACCCTGGCACTCCGTCACCACCGAACACCGCGGCCTGCCCTTCGGCATCCACTGCCGCCGCTCCCTCGCCCCCCACCTCGACGCCGACGCCGACGAACTCCTCGAGATCACCCGGCAGTGCTTCGACCGCTACCACGAGAAGTTCGACGAGCCCTACCCCTTCGACTCCTACGACCAGGCGTTCGTCCCCGAGTTCAACGCCGGCGCCATGGAGAACCCCGGACTGGTCACCTTCCGCGACGAGTTCGTCTACCGCTCCGCCGTCACCGACACCGAACGCCAGACCCGCGCCATGGTCGTCGCCCACGAGATGGCCCACATGTGGTTCGGCGACCTCGTCACCCTGCGCTGGTGGGACGACATCTGGCTCAACGAGTCCTTCGCCGAGTACATGGGCTACCAGACCCTCACCGAGGCCACCCGCTTCACCGACACCTGGACCGACTTCGGCGTCGTCCGCAAGGCCTGGGGCTACGACGCCGACCAGCGCCCCTCCACCCACCCCGTCGCCCCCGAAGCCGTCCCCGACACCGCCTCCGCGCTCCTCAACTTCGACGGCATCTCCTACGCCAAGGGCGCCTCCGCACTCCGCCAGCTCGTCACCTGGCTCGGCGAGAAGGACTTCCTGGCCGGCATCAACACCCACTTCGCCCGCCACCGCTTCGGCAACGCCACCCTCGCCGACTTCATCGACTCCCTCGCCACCACCACCGAACGCGACGTCCACGCCTGGGCCGACACCTGGCTGCGCACCACCGGCGTCGACACCCTCATCCCCGTCGTCACCGGCACCGGCAGCGAGCACGCCCTCACCGTCGAACACCACGGCACCCGCCCCCACCGCATCGCCGTCGGCCTCTACGACACCGACCTCGCCGACGACGACAGCCCCGCCCGCCTCACCCCGCGCGAACGCCTCCACCTCGACGTCCCGCAGAGCGCCCCCCAGCCCCTCGGCAAGCGCCCCGCCCTGCTCCTCCTCAACGACGGCGACCTCACCTACGCCAAGATCCGCTTCGACAGCCGGTCCTTCGACACCGTCCGCGCCTGTCTGTCCGCCCTGCCCGACCCCCTCACCCGCGCCGTCGTCTGGAACGCCCTGCGCGACGCCGTCCGCGACGGCGAACTCGCCCCCGCCGACTACCTCGACATCGCCCGCGCCCACCTCCCGCGCGAGACCGACCTCGCCCTCGTCCAGGGCGTCCTCGCCTTCGCCGGCACCCAGATCGCCGGCCGCTACGTCGGCCCCGACCAGCGCCCCGCCGCCCTCGCCACCCTCGGCTCCCTGTGCCGCGACCTCATCCGCCGCACCGAGGACGGCGACCACCCCGGCCTGCGCCTGATCGCCGTACGCCACTTCATCGACGTCGCCGCCCACCCCGAGACCATCACCGCCTGGCTCACCGAGGGCACCGTCCCCGGCGGCCCCGAACTCGACCCCGACCTGCGCTGGCGCGTCCTCGCCCGGCTCGCCGTCCTCGGCGCCACCGACGAGGACGCCATCGCCGCCGAACTCGACCGCGACCCCTCCGCCACCGGCCAGGAAGGCGCCGCCCGCTGCCGCGCCGCCCTGCCCACCGAAGCGGCCAAGGAGAAGGCGTGGGCGGCCATGTTCGCCTCCGACGACCTCTCCAACTACCTCTTCACCGCCACCGCCCAGGGCTTCTGGCAGCCCGAACAGGCCGACCTCACCCGCCCCTACGTCGCCCGCTTCTACGAGGACGCCGTCGCCCTCGCCGCCCGCCGCGGGCCCGCCATCGCCGACGCCGCCGGCCGCTGGGCCTTCCCCGCCCACGCCGTCGACACCGACACCCTCCACCTCGGCGAGAACTGCCTGCGCGACGCCGACCTCACCCCCGCCCTGCGCCGCAAGCTCGTCGACCAGCTCGACGACCTCGCCCGCGCCCTCAAGGTGCGCTCCATCTAG
- a CDS encoding chorismate mutase — MTTSDTPGSGDVDQTVRAELARLRESIDNIDAAVVHMLAERFKATQQVGHLKARHQLPPADPAREARQIARLRALAESAHLDPAFAEKFLNFIIAEVIRHHERIAEDSGQDPAPAPR, encoded by the coding sequence ATGACCACCAGCGACACCCCGGGAAGCGGCGACGTCGACCAGACCGTGCGCGCCGAGCTGGCCCGGCTGCGCGAGAGCATCGACAACATCGACGCCGCCGTCGTCCACATGCTCGCCGAACGCTTCAAGGCCACCCAGCAGGTCGGCCACCTCAAGGCCCGCCACCAGCTCCCGCCCGCCGACCCGGCCCGCGAGGCCCGCCAGATCGCCCGGCTGCGCGCCCTCGCCGAGAGCGCCCACCTCGACCCCGCCTTCGCCGAGAAGTTCCTCAACTTCATCATCGCCGAGGTGATCCGCCACCACGAACGCATCGCGGAGGACAGCGGCCAGGACCCGGCGCCCGCACCCCGCTGA